The DNA window GCCATGCTCAAGCGCATGATGAACTCGGGGAAAGCGTCGCCCAGCGAGGCGGCGGAATTGCAGGCGCTGGCATCGCGAGCATAATGTTGCCGGAAAAATGGGGACGTACCCCATTTTTCGGGAAATGTTGTCGTCGAAACAGGGCAAACCCTATTTCAAGAATATTGCTGAAAACCCGGGACAGTCCCGGGTTTTTGTTTTACAGCACCCGTTCAAGCCTCATCCACCCAGCAGTTTCGTTTTCAGATCCTTGTCGGCAGGATCGTTACCGATCCAGATGCGAAGGATCGCGTTGTAGAACGCCAGGTCCGGCACTGTTTCGCCGATCTTCCTGCCATTGAGCGTGCACACGGTGCCGGTGCCGGGAACCCAGTCCACCAGCAATACGTCGCCCTTCTTCAGGCCGGGGATGGCAGCGAACATTTCACCGAACGTCTTGGTCTGCGACAGCAGGCGCGCGCGTTCGGCGGCGTCTGTGTTCGCGTTCAGGCCCTTCATGAAGGCATCGCCGAAGTCTTGCGACGTCAGGTCGCGCAGGCTGACGATCTGGATGCGGCGCGCACCCTGCGCGGCCAGGATGTCGGGCACCGACGTTTTCTTTTCCGGCAGGTACAGGCCCAGCGCATACACCTTGAAGATGACCTTCGTGCGCAGGCCGGCGCCATTGAGCTTCAATGCCTGGCCCTGGACGGTGGCCGTATCGTCGAACTTCACGCCGGCCACTTCGGTGGCGGCGAACGACAGCGCGGGCAATGCGGCGGCAAGCAGCAGCGCGCAGGTGCCGTGGATGACTAATCTGCGGGAACGATTCATGGTGTCTCCGAATGGGTATGGGGAAGTGCCGAAGCACTATACCACCGCCCCGCCCGGCTCACGCACGATCATGCTTTTTTGTTACAGGTGACGTGAACCCCGGCCGTTCAGGCGGCCTTGGCCGCTTCCAGGCGCTCGTATTTCGCGCGCAGCTGGTCTTCCGACTCGCGCCATTCCGGGTTGAAGGGAATGCACGCCACCGGGCACACCTGCTGGCACTGCGGTTCCGAAAAGTGGCCCACGCATTCGGTGCACTTGTCGGGATCGATTTCGTAAATTTCCGGACCCATGTAGATCGCTTCGTTCGGGCACTCGGGCTCGCAAACGTCGCAATTGATGCAGTCGTCAGTGATCATCAAAGCCATGATAAAACCTCTATGCGGCCTCGTTCGCCGCGATTTTCTTGCGCAGCCAGCGGTCGACGGACGGGAACACGAACTTCGACACGTCGCCGCCCAGCTGGGCAATCTCGCGCACGATGGTGCCCGAGATGAATTGATACTGGTCCGATGGCGTGAGGAACAGCGTCTCGACATCGGGCAGCAGGTAGCGGTTCATGCCCGCCATCTGGAATTCGTATTCGAAGTCGGACACCGCGCGCAGGCCGCGCACGATCACGCGGGCATCGTGCTGGCGCACGAAATCCTTCAGCAGGCCGGAAAAGCTCTCGACCTTCACATTCGGGTAATGGCCCAGCACTTCGTTGGCGATTTCCAGGCGCTCTTCGACGGTAAAGAACGGGTGCTTGTTCTTGCTGTCGGCCACGCCGACCACGAGCGTGTCGAACAGGCCCGATGCACGGCGCACCAGGTCTTCGTGACCACGGGTCAGCGGATCGAACGTCCCGGGATAAACGGCTACAACCATTGCGTTCCTCGTTTTTTGCACGAATCAGACGCGCATTATGCCTGAAACGCGGGCG is part of the Pseudoduganella lutea genome and encodes:
- a CDS encoding chalcone isomerase family protein; this translates as MNRSRRLVIHGTCALLLAAALPALSFAATEVAGVKFDDTATVQGQALKLNGAGLRTKVIFKVYALGLYLPEKKTSVPDILAAQGARRIQIVSLRDLTSQDFGDAFMKGLNANTDAAERARLLSQTKTFGEMFAAIPGLKKGDVLLVDWVPGTGTVCTLNGRKIGETVPDLAFYNAILRIWIGNDPADKDLKTKLLGG
- a CDS encoding YfhL family 4Fe-4S dicluster ferredoxin, with amino-acid sequence MALMITDDCINCDVCEPECPNEAIYMGPEIYEIDPDKCTECVGHFSEPQCQQVCPVACIPFNPEWRESEDQLRAKYERLEAAKAA
- the coaD gene encoding pantetheine-phosphate adenylyltransferase, with protein sequence MVVAVYPGTFDPLTRGHEDLVRRASGLFDTLVVGVADSKNKHPFFTVEERLEIANEVLGHYPNVKVESFSGLLKDFVRQHDARVIVRGLRAVSDFEYEFQMAGMNRYLLPDVETLFLTPSDQYQFISGTIVREIAQLGGDVSKFVFPSVDRWLRKKIAANEAA